The following are from one region of the Phycisphaerae bacterium genome:
- a CDS encoding NAD(P) transhydrogenase subunit alpha translates to MDFMLLLTVFVLAVFLGFEIITKVPPTLHTPLMSGSNAISGITVVGALVAAGTGEGFWVKLIGFVAIVLAMTNVVGGFLVSHRMLMMFRRKG, encoded by the coding sequence GTGGACTTCATGCTGCTTCTGACCGTGTTCGTGCTTGCGGTGTTTCTCGGGTTCGAGATTATCACCAAGGTTCCGCCGACGTTGCACACGCCGCTGATGTCAGGATCGAATGCCATATCGGGAATTACGGTGGTGGGAGCGCTGGTGGCGGCCGGGACGGGCGAAGGCTTCTGGGTGAAGCTGATCGGTTTTGTTGCCATCGTTCTGGCCATGACCAACGTCGTGGGCGGTTTTCTGGTGTCGCACCGCATGCTTATGATGTTCCGCAGGAAAGGCTAA
- a CDS encoding Re/Si-specific NAD(P)(+) transhydrogenase subunit alpha, with the protein MKIGVVKESFPGERRVALTPDAVGMLGKAKHEVLIESGAGVSAGYADTAYSDKGAKVLSGRGEVFAQADMILQVRGYGSNIEQGRADLDLMKAGQLVAAMFDPLGEPQKVKELAERKVMAFSLELMPRITRAQSMDVLSSMATIAGYKAVLMAADNAPRMFPMFMTAAGTITPAKVLIVGAGVAGLQAISTARRLGAVVHAYDVRPAVKEQIESLGAKFVELPLETGGAEDKGGYAKDMGEEFLRKQRELLSRVVGESHVVITTAAIPGKKSPVIVTADMVKGMQSGSVIVDLAAERGGNCELTKLDERVEVNGVTIFGPSNLSSTIPFHASQMFARNLVTFCKELTNKEGALVLNMENEVHKETMLTRDGEVVHPRIRELLGMPASPAAGG; encoded by the coding sequence ATGAAGATTGGTGTGGTGAAGGAGTCTTTTCCCGGCGAGCGGCGGGTGGCGCTGACGCCCGATGCCGTGGGGATGCTGGGCAAGGCCAAGCACGAGGTGTTGATCGAGTCCGGAGCGGGGGTGTCGGCGGGGTACGCCGACACCGCGTACAGCGACAAGGGCGCCAAGGTTCTCTCCGGCCGCGGCGAGGTCTTTGCCCAAGCGGACATGATTCTGCAGGTGCGCGGCTACGGCTCGAACATCGAGCAGGGTCGGGCGGATCTGGACCTGATGAAGGCCGGTCAGCTCGTCGCGGCGATGTTCGACCCGCTGGGCGAGCCGCAGAAGGTGAAGGAGCTTGCCGAGCGCAAGGTGATGGCCTTCTCGCTGGAGCTGATGCCGCGCATCACGCGGGCGCAGAGCATGGACGTGTTGTCGTCGATGGCGACGATCGCGGGGTACAAGGCCGTGCTGATGGCGGCGGACAACGCTCCGCGGATGTTCCCGATGTTCATGACCGCGGCGGGGACGATCACGCCGGCGAAGGTGCTGATTGTCGGTGCGGGCGTGGCGGGCCTGCAGGCGATTTCGACGGCGCGGCGCCTGGGCGCGGTGGTCCATGCCTACGACGTTCGTCCGGCGGTGAAGGAGCAGATCGAGAGCCTGGGGGCGAAGTTCGTGGAGCTCCCGCTGGAGACGGGCGGGGCGGAGGACAAGGGCGGGTACGCCAAGGACATGGGCGAGGAGTTCCTGCGGAAACAGCGGGAGCTGCTGTCGCGCGTGGTGGGCGAGAGCCACGTCGTGATTACGACGGCGGCGATCCCGGGGAAGAAGTCTCCGGTGATTGTCACGGCCGACATGGTCAAGGGCATGCAGTCCGGATCGGTGATCGTCGATCTGGCGGCGGAGCGCGGGGGCAACTGCGAGTTGACCAAGCTCGATGAGCGGGTGGAGGTGAACGGCGTGACGATCTTCGGTCCGTCGAACCTCTCGAGCACGATTCCATTCCATGCGAGCCAGATGTTCGCCCGCAACCTGGTGACGTTCTGCAAGGAGCTCACCAACAAGGAAGGTGCGCTGGTGCTCAACATGGAGAACGAGGTTCACAAGGAGACGATGCTGACGCGGGATGGAGAGGTCGTGCATCCGCGTATACGGGAATTGCTGGGCATGCCGGCGAGCCCGGCGGCAGGGGGCTGA